Below is a window of Gossypium hirsutum isolate 1008001.06 chromosome A12, Gossypium_hirsutum_v2.1, whole genome shotgun sequence DNA.
CaatttcatgtttatgttgtATTTTCGAAACTCTCGTAATTATCCTTTCAAATagtattttctttaaataaaacCTATTTAATAAAGAGTAGATAAACccttaaaaattaatatagaaaatttaaaattttaaaccttaattaaaatttttaacatatgGTATCACATAGTAGTTCATTGCAAGTAGAAGTAggttttgtattaaaaaaattataggttAAATATTAATTGATGTATATATGTCCTTTCTCTCATTATAATatgaaggttaaaatatgcttaaGTTGTTATACTTTTCgataatttgaaatttagttctatatttttattttaaagaatttagtttttttactttttaaattttaaaattcaagtgcAATCGTTAATGTAAGAGGCctattttgcccggcccattagAAACTCaaagaacaaaacaaaaaaaaaatccaatattAAACCTAACCAAAATCTAGCCCAGATACAagaccaaaaaaaatttaaatcataacAGCCCAGTTTACAGTCCAATTACAAAAACTTGTGGCCCATCTGCAAGAACAGGCCCGAAAAGCCCAAAATATCaaggtttcagaaaccctagggctCTCTCCCACTTTCCGCCGCAGCCGAGCCCCCCGGCGCCTCCATATGCTCCAGCGTTTCAGCAGCCACGCGCGCCTCCGTATGCCAGCACAGTCCCCGTACGCCAACGCACACTCCGTACCTGCGAGTAAATACAAAACCACACAACAGcaaatacgaaaagaaaaatttgtatttttatttggatttttcttattctgtttcggctataaagccaagaaCACGACCATTGTAATT
It encodes the following:
- the LOC107940560 gene encoding uncharacterized protein, yielding MHSDSKGVVLGLETPFRLRFQRSERETMTSSQGTECALAYGDCAGIRRRAWLLKRWSIWRRRGARLRRKVGESPRVSETLIFWAFRACSCRWATSFCNWTVNWAVMI